Proteins from a single region of Microbacterium sp. zg-Y818:
- a CDS encoding sugar ABC transporter permease: MTAVDSRPTGAPTGPSSFARFAGSVRRVVTSNPSVLPTVAAITIFVAMVVFGELSYGRIVQYSTLSNLLINNAHLIIIAVGMTFVILTGGIDLSVGAVIALSSVAGVMLSNAGWNPRMVIVLMILIGTVSGLISGTLVQYFNVQPFIATLAMMFLGRGLASLLSTVPERLGDDSPIRALGTQIKVIDGPKVNDLVVSPGVIIALVVVLAAFFVLHRTRTGRTVYAIGGSENSSALMGLPVPRTKMLVYVISGSLSGVAAVVYTSRLGSAQNITGIGWELDAIAATVIGGTLLTGGFGYVLGSVVGALVLGLMNVLITRDGGIRPEMTTIITGGILLIFVLLQRAVSKKRE, from the coding sequence ATGACCGCCGTCGACAGCCGCCCGACGGGCGCGCCGACCGGGCCCTCCAGCTTCGCCCGATTCGCCGGATCGGTTCGGCGCGTCGTCACCTCGAACCCCTCGGTGCTGCCGACCGTGGCCGCGATCACGATCTTCGTCGCCATGGTCGTCTTCGGAGAACTGTCGTACGGACGCATCGTGCAGTACAGCACGCTGTCGAACCTGCTGATCAACAACGCGCACCTGATCATCATCGCGGTCGGCATGACGTTCGTGATCCTCACCGGAGGCATCGACCTTTCGGTCGGCGCCGTCATCGCGCTCTCGAGCGTGGCCGGTGTGATGCTGTCCAACGCGGGCTGGAACCCCAGGATGGTCATCGTGCTGATGATCCTCATCGGCACCGTCTCGGGTCTGATCAGCGGCACCCTGGTGCAGTACTTCAACGTGCAGCCGTTCATCGCGACGCTGGCGATGATGTTCCTGGGCCGGGGCCTCGCGTCGCTGCTCAGCACTGTGCCCGAGCGGCTCGGCGACGATTCGCCGATCCGTGCGCTCGGGACCCAGATCAAGGTGATCGACGGGCCGAAGGTCAACGACCTCGTCGTCTCACCCGGGGTGATCATCGCGCTCGTCGTCGTACTCGCAGCGTTCTTCGTGCTGCACCGCACCCGCACCGGGCGCACCGTCTACGCGATCGGCGGCTCCGAGAACTCTTCGGCGCTCATGGGACTGCCGGTGCCGCGGACCAAGATGCTCGTGTACGTCATCAGCGGCTCCCTTTCCGGGGTCGCGGCGGTGGTCTACACCTCCCGCCTCGGCAGCGCGCAGAACATCACCGGCATCGGCTGGGAGCTCGACGCGATCGCGGCCACCGTGATCGGCGGCACGCTGCTGACCGGTGGCTTCGGGTACGTCCTCGGCTCGGTGGTGGGAGCCCTTGTGCTGGGGCTCATGAACGTGCTGATCACCCGCGACGGCGGCATCCGCCCCGAGATGACGACCATCATCACCGGTGGCATCCTGCTCATTTTCGTGCTGCTGCAGCGGGCGGTGAGCAAGAAGCGCGAGTAG